Proteins encoded in a region of the Globicephala melas chromosome 1, mGloMel1.2, whole genome shotgun sequence genome:
- the BTF3L4 gene encoding transcription factor BTF3 homolog 4 isoform X1 has protein sequence MNQEKLAKLQAQVRIGGKGTARRKKKVVHRTATADDKKLQSSLKKLAVNNIAGIEEVNMIKDDGTVIHFNNPKVQASLSANTFAITGHAEAKPITEMLPGILSQLGADSLTSLRKLAEQFPRQVLDSKTPKPEDIDEEDDDVPDLVENFDEASKNEAN, from the exons ATGAATCAAGAAAAGTTAGCCAAACTTCAGGCTCAGGTCCGGATAGGGGGCAAG GGTACAGCGCGCAGAAAGAAGAAGGTGGTACATAGAACAGCTACAGCTGATGACAAAAAACTTCAGAGTTCTCTAAAAAAACTGGCTGTGAATAATATAGCTGGTATTGAAGAG GTGAACATGATTAAAGATGATGGGACAGTTATTCATTTCAACAATCCCAAAGTCCAAGCTTCCCTTTCTGCTAACACCTTTGCGATTACTGGCCATGCTGAAGCCAAACCAATCACAGAAATGCTTCCTGGAATATTAAGTCAGCTTGGTGCTGACAGCTTAACAAGTCTTAGGAAGTTAGCTGAACAGTTCCCTCGGCAAG TGTTGGATAGCAAAACACCAAAACCAGAAGACATTGATGAGGAGGATGATGATGTTCCAG atctcgTAGAAAATTTTGATGAGGCATCAAAGAATGAAGCTAACTAa
- the BTF3L4 gene encoding transcription factor BTF3 homolog 4 isoform X2, with product MIKDDGTVIHFNNPKVQASLSANTFAITGHAEAKPITEMLPGILSQLGADSLTSLRKLAEQFPRQVLDSKTPKPEDIDEEDDDVPDLVENFDEASKNEAN from the exons ATGATTAAAGATGATGGGACAGTTATTCATTTCAACAATCCCAAAGTCCAAGCTTCCCTTTCTGCTAACACCTTTGCGATTACTGGCCATGCTGAAGCCAAACCAATCACAGAAATGCTTCCTGGAATATTAAGTCAGCTTGGTGCTGACAGCTTAACAAGTCTTAGGAAGTTAGCTGAACAGTTCCCTCGGCAAG TGTTGGATAGCAAAACACCAAAACCAGAAGACATTGATGAGGAGGATGATGATGTTCCAG atctcgTAGAAAATTTTGATGAGGCATCAAAGAATGAAGCTAACTAa